The DNA window AGGGCACAGGATTCTACCTGATTGCCGAGGGACGTGTCAGCGTGTACAAGCTTTCCGCCGATGGCAAGGAAAAGATTTTGCACATTTTAGAAGAAGGGGACACACTCGGTGTTGTGCCGGTGTTTTCTGGCAGATCCTTTCCTGCCAATGCAAGTGCAATCACGAAGAGTTGTCTCTTGTTTTTCAATCGAACCGACTTCGTCCGCCTTATCTCGAACAAACCGAGTCTGGTCATGAATATGCTCGCTCTGTTTGCAGCGCGCCTGCGTGAATTCACCCTCCAGGTCGAAAACCTTGCACTAAAGGAAATTCCTGGCAGACTTGCCTCCTACCTTCTTTACCTTGCACAAGAACAGGGCAATGGGAATCTCGTTCAATTGAATATTTCCAAAACCCAACTCGCCAATCTGTTGGGTACCGGTCCGGAATCTCTCTCCCGTGTTCTGGGTAATTTAAAAAAGAGAAAGCTTATCGCGGAAAAAGGAAACATCATTCAGCTTCTGGATTTAGATGCTCTTCGGGAACTGGCCGAGGGGGGAAAGATTTATCGGTGAATTGTTTAGCTACAATCCAAAGATACAGAGAAAAGGGAATGCCACAATCACCGGGGGTGACCACATCTCACGGACCGTAATAAAAATAAAACTTTGATTTCAGCAGAAATAAACCAAACAAAAAAAGTACTTCCTTCAGAAATCCGTTTTGACATGTTGGCCCAGCCGTTGTAGCGTATTATTTCGAACTGCGTAAACTATATGGGGAAGAAATATGCTAACGCGAATAAAAGATGGTCTCTATATGATTAAATTGCCTATGCCTTTCCGTGAGGGATATGTAAACGTTTTTGTTTATCAGCACAAACATGGGATTGTCCTGTTTGATTCAGGTGTTGATTCGGATGAGTGTTTTGCTGAGCT is part of the Syntrophales bacterium genome and encodes:
- a CDS encoding Crp/Fnr family transcriptional regulator, which gives rise to MEKIHIIRKTRDILAKSQLFGGLPLEHIAELEKIAIRKQYKKGEIIFHDDDEGTGFYLIAEGRVSVYKLSADGKEKILHILEEGDTLGVVPVFSGRSFPANASAITKSCLLFFNRTDFVRLISNKPSLVMNMLALFAARLREFTLQVENLALKEIPGRLASYLLYLAQEQGNGNLVQLNISKTQLANLLGTGPESLSRVLGNLKKRKLIAEKGNIIQLLDLDALRELAEGGKIYR